A genome region from Hippopotamus amphibius kiboko isolate mHipAmp2 chromosome 1, mHipAmp2.hap2, whole genome shotgun sequence includes the following:
- the THG1L gene encoding probable tRNA(His) guanylyltransferase isoform X2 — protein sequence MDRVMSTALCSSGKAIGLKEEPGFDGRVVVYPSNQTLKDYLSWRQADCHINNLYNTVFWALVQQSGLTPVQAQERLQGTLAADKNEILFSEFNINYNNEPLMYRKGTVLIWQKVDEVTTREVTLPAEMEGKKMVVTRTRTKAVPLHCDIIGDAFWKEHPEILDEDS from the exons ATGGACAGAGTGATGAGTACAGCTTTGTGTTCAAGCGGAAAAGCAATTGGTTTAAAAGAAGAGCCAG GCTTTGATGGAAGAGTTGTGGTGTATCCTAGTAACCAGACCTTAAAGGACTATCTCAGCTGGCGGCAAGCAGATT GTCATATCAATAATCTTTATAATACAGTTTTCTGGGCACTTGTACAGCAGTCTGGATTAACACCAGTACAGGCCCAAGAGAGATTACAG ggAACTCTTGCAGCAGACAAgaatgagattttattttctgaattcaaCATAAACTACAATAATGAGCCACTGATGTATAGGAAGGGGACTGTGTTGATATGGCAGAAG GTGGATGAAGTCACGACAAGAGAAGTTACGCTGCCagcagaaatggaaggaaaaaagatggtggtgacCCGGACCAGGACTAAGGCGGTGCCCTTACACTGTGACATCATTGGGGATGCTTTCTGGAAGGAACATCCAGAGATCCTAGATGAAGACAGCTGA
- the THG1L gene encoding probable tRNA(His) guanylyltransferase isoform X1, whose product MTHVVSQFASSYVFYWRNYFEDQPLLYPPGFDGRVVVYPSNQTLKDYLSWRQADCHINNLYNTVFWALVQQSGLTPVQAQERLQGTLAADKNEILFSEFNINYNNEPLMYRKGTVLIWQKVDEVTTREVTLPAEMEGKKMVVTRTRTKAVPLHCDIIGDAFWKEHPEILDEDS is encoded by the exons ATGACTCACGTGGTCTCCCAGTTCGCCTCCAGTTATGTGTTTTATTGGCGGAATTACTTTGAGGACCAGCCCCTTCTGTATCCTCCAGGCTTTGATGGAAGAGTTGTGGTGTATCCTAGTAACCAGACCTTAAAGGACTATCTCAGCTGGCGGCAAGCAGATT GTCATATCAATAATCTTTATAATACAGTTTTCTGGGCACTTGTACAGCAGTCTGGATTAACACCAGTACAGGCCCAAGAGAGATTACAG ggAACTCTTGCAGCAGACAAgaatgagattttattttctgaattcaaCATAAACTACAATAATGAGCCACTGATGTATAGGAAGGGGACTGTGTTGATATGGCAGAAG GTGGATGAAGTCACGACAAGAGAAGTTACGCTGCCagcagaaatggaaggaaaaaagatggtggtgacCCGGACCAGGACTAAGGCGGTGCCCTTACACTGTGACATCATTGGGGATGCTTTCTGGAAGGAACATCCAGAGATCCTAGATGAAGACAGCTGA
- the LSM11 gene encoding U7 snRNA-associated Sm-like protein LSm11 → MEERERGARSARAGSPARPPSPRLDVSSDSFDPLLALYAPRLPPIPYPNAPCFNNLAEYESFLRTGCRGGGRGRARGAAAGSGGPAAAAAGPSGRTRRRPDAPAPDPERIQRLRRLMVAKEEGDKAAGARRRGPGRSRKAPRNVLTRMPLHEGSPLGELHRCIREGVKVNVHIRTFKGLRGVCTGFLVAFDKFWNMALTDVDETYRKPVLGKAYERDSSLTLTRLFDRLKLQDSSKKETDSKSAVEDSTLSRYSQTSTWKVASVWGRGDTDRGSRKRSRSVPSSLQASVREESRSELSGRTTRTDGSSAGGTFSRATTLSRGQPRKKKRKPKVDYQQVFTRHINQIFIRGENVLLVHLAQ, encoded by the exons ATGGAGGAGCGGGAGCGGGGGGCGAGGTCGGCTCGCGCCGGGAGCCCCGCGCGGCCGCCCAGCCCGCGGCTGGATGTCAGCTCCGACAGCTTCGACCCGCTGCTGGCCCTATACGCGCCCCGCCTGCCTCCCATCCCCTACCCCAACGCTCCCTGCTTCAACAACCTGGCCGAGTACGAGAGCTTCCTCAGGACCGGGTgccggggcggcgggcgcggccgggcgcggggcgcggcCGCGGGCTCGGGGGGCCcggccgccgctgccgccggGCCCTCGGGCAGGACCCGCCGCCGCCCGGACGCCCCCGCCCCAGACCCCGAGCGCATCCAGCGCCTCCGCCGCCTCATGGTGGCCAAGGAGGAAGGGGACAAGGCCGCCGGGGCGAGGCGGCGGGGTCCGGGCCGGAGCAGGAAGGCGCCGCGCAACGTGCTCACGAGAATGCCCT TGCATGAAGGCAGCCCTCTGGGTGAACTCCATCGTTGCATCCGGGAGGGGGTGAAGGTGAATGTTCACATCCGCACTTTCAAGGGACTTCGGGGCGTCTGTACGGGCTTCCTCGTTGCATTTGACAAGTTCTGGAATATG GCACTTACTGATGTGGATGAGACCTATCGAAAACCTGTTCTAGGCAAAGCATATGAACGGGATTCTTCATTGACTCTCACTAGG CTCTTTGATCGACTAAAACTGCAGGATTCCTCcaagaaggaaacagattctaAGTCTGCAGTTGAAGACTCCACTCTGTCCAGATACTCTCAGACATCCACATGGAAGGTGGCTTCAGTGTGGGGAAGAGGAGACACTGACCGGGGTTCACGCAAGCGTTCCCGCTCCGTCCCTTCTTCCCTGCAGGCATCTGTAAGGGAAGAGTCCAGGTCAGAGCTGTCAGGGAGGACTACACGGACAGATGGGTCGAGTGCGGGAGGTACCTTTTCCAGGGCTACCACCCTTTCCAGGGGCCAGCCCCGTAAGAAAAAGCGAAAGCCCAAAGTAGATTACCAGCAGGTATTCACTCGACACATAAATCAGATTTTCATTCGAGGCGAGAATGTCCTGCTGGTTCATCTTGCACAGTGA